In Silene latifolia isolate original U9 population chromosome 6, ASM4854445v1, whole genome shotgun sequence, the genomic window AACCGGTGCAAAAGGGTAAAGAGAAGTTGAAAGTTAAAGTGAAAATGTGATCGTTTTACATGTGATATGTATATATTTTTTAGTGAGTTTAACTTTATAGTAGTGTAAACAGCTTAGCTTAATATGGTGACATCTATGGTTCTTAAATGGTGACATATTTAATAGTAGTAAAAATGTGATTATCTTATTGAGTTCATGTACCTATTTTAGGATATGGTTGATTATATATGACAGCATCCGAAAATGGTAACAATAATTAGGAAATGTTGAAAATGGTAACAATATTTATTAGTAGTAAAAATGTGGTCATCTTATTGGGTTTAAAATGAACCTTAATATTTTCGAATAAATGagtaaacatggtgacatatatGTTAGTGTTGAAAATGTGACTACCTTAGCCGAGGAATGTACTTATGTTTGGGTGTGTTACACATTAcatttatatttgttttggtttaAAATAAATCTTAACACGTTAACATATATAAATAAACACGGTGACATATGATTTGTCTTAAAAATGTTACCACCTTAATATCGAGATGTAACCCTGTTTGAAATGTTATCTATTAGATAGAATGCGTGAATTAATGTTATGATGATAACATCTATGaataaacatggtgacatatgaAAATGTTACCACCTTAGTGAGAAATGTAACTGGTAAACGAGTTATTTGGTTTTACCTCAAAGCCTCTTAAAATGAAAACTTATGAGTAAAAATGGTGACAAGGGGGTTTCTGTAGCAATGTTATCACCTTAGACTGAAAGTTTGAAGTGTAATCATTACACAATATGTCAGTTTGGATTTGAATGAATGTTATAGTGATAACATCCAAGaataaacatggtgacatatgcTTTGTGTTAAAAATGTAACCACCTTACTCACGTAATGTAAACATGTTTTAAATGTTGTCATATTAGTTAGAATGTGTGAATGAATGTCATAATGaataaacatggtgacatatgaTTTGTTTTAAAAATGTTACCATATTGGTCTCGAAATATAACCATGTTTGAAATGTTGTCATACTAGTTAAATGTGTGAATGAATGTTATAATGGACAAAACAAAGTTCGATCGACATTGGACAAACCTCAAATCAGTTGGAGGTGCAAACAATAAAGAAATTAGAGGTTGGACAAAACAATGTAGCTATCTTAAGATGTGGTTGATTATATGTGACAGCTTCTAAAAATGGTAACAATTATGGTATAAATGGGGACATGACTATTTTTGTATAGCAATTTTATAATCTTAGTCTGAAATTTAAACATATGTAACATTTTCATACTCATCCCATAGAGATTCATGTGCAACCAGAGCCGCTATAAGTGGAGAAGATTCATGTCACAAAGGGGTTAGATGACCTAGGGTTAGATGACATCTGCATTGAGTAAAGGGGTGAATGAAGAGCATGCGACTCTTATCAATTGAGGTACGCTCGTGCTAGAGACTGTCCAGCAGGAGGTCCCGTTTATAATAGTGTCAGTACTGTTGCCCGTCCTCCAAAGCCTTCCAGCAAGAAGAAATGAAGAAGGGGCATGACCCGTTGATGTAATCGTCGGTTtgtaataataaagacttagtaCTTCGTGGTTTGATTAATGATGTGTTCTTTTAGGTCACATTTTTTAGTCCCACATGATGTTAGGGATGTTAAACACTCTATGTTTTGTAACCATCTTATGATGAAATGTGGAGCTTTTTCTTCTGAACAATTTTAAGTCTTCACATGAATGTTGTGACATATGTACACCATTATGGTCACATTATTACGTCAAGTAGTTACATTTCCCGACCAAAGTGGTCACATTTTAAAGATGTTAACTACCACGTTATCAAGTATAGATGTTATCATGTTAAGTTCAGGTCACAACACTCAAACATTTGTACATATCTCTGATAAGGACTTCACATTTTTCAAGAATCACATTTATGTCACCATATTTAGTCTATTATGTTAACATGTTAAGAATCATTTTGAACACCAAAAAATATGACATTGGGACGTTCCTCAAACATAGATACATATCTTTGATAAGGTGATCACATTTTCAACAATCCTATATTTGTTACCATATTTAGTCTAATATATTAATATGTTAAGAATAATTTAAAACATAACATTGGTACATCTCAACTAAGGTTGTCACATTTGCAACACTAACGTATATGTCATCATGTTTACTCATTTATGTTACCAAAACAAACATTTTTATAATCTTCAAAAAAATCCAACACTGGACCATTTCTCGGGTAAAATGGTCACATATTCAAAACTAATACATATGTCACAATGTTTACACATATACGTCGAGGCATTTGTTTAATAAGTTTTGGAACGGCCGATCACCCTTTAATTTCCCAAAGTGAGATATGACGTTTTGTTGAATGTTCCATTGATATAGACGATGTCTCGTTGCTGGATAAACCTGTCATCATTTTAGCATTATTAGCATTAAAACATATGCTAAAAATGATCACATTTGAAGAGTCTTAAAATGGGAAATTTATGAACTCAGATAGGAACATATATGGGAAAGGATATCATATatgttaataaaaataaaatgataTCATCTTAGGCTGAAATGTAAACATAATAACAATCCTTAATTGGTCTTAAAAATGTTAACAATTAAGTGATAAATGTGACTACTCTAAAAGATATTATGCAGGATTTGAATGAATGTTATAGTGGCAACATTTATGCACAAACGTGGTGACATAAGATAATATGTCACATTGTAACCATGTTAACTTATGTTGTTACACACTAAGATGGTAACATTGTGACACATTCTCCTTTTTATGCATTTTCAGGTGATAACATTTTGAACACAAATAAATATGCGACCATGTTTATGCAAATATGTTATCATTATAAGATTCATTCATTTCCAAAACAAAGGATGACTATTATGGTTACAATTCTGACTAAGATGATATGGTGACAATTCAGACTAAAATGGGAACATATATGGGAGAAGATATCATATatgttaataaaaataaaatgataTTATCTTAGGCTGAAATGTAACCATAATAACAATCCTtatttttttccgttaaaatatAAGTATATTAAGGAAAAAACGTCACCATACATCAAGTAGAGCGGTGGTCAATAGACCCATCACGAACTACTTAAACCAGACTATCAAAAGCCCACAAAACCAGGCCCGAATAAAAAGACCATGACCAGCTAGATAAATAAGACATGCCTAATTTGTAACTGGTCAACAAAATCAGGAAACATTATCTACTCAACTCATCATCGTCTCAACCTCTCATCTGCCTCCTTCTATACTTCAATCAACTGCAATTTATCATCCTCTCTATCAGATCTCTGTCCCGAACCCCCACGAGCTCAGGGAAGTTCAAGGTACGCCGTGTTACTTCTTTAATAATCAAATTCACAACCTTCGCTGGGTTGAGGAGTGTTAATTCATGTTTACACAAATTCCGCTGTCTCCAAATGCAGTAAATACAGACATTTAGGAGGGCGTTGATTATGCCTTTTCTTATCCCAGAACCATTCAACTTTCTTCTCCAGTCCGTGGGAGCATCAGGTGGAATAGCCTCTCCAATCAGATCGCCAATGAGGGAGATAACTCTGGAGCTGTACTCACATTCAAAGAATAGGTGAGAAGCAGTCTCTGATCCATTACCACATATTGCACAGGTATCATCTTCACTAATCCCTAAATTGTGTAGTTTTGCCTTGGTGTTTAAAGCATTGTGGAAATATATCCACGCTAAGAAACCATGCTTAGGAGCAGTGTATTTATTCCAGACGAGACTCTGCCATTGAACATGTTCCCCTTTGCTTCTGATGAAATCATAACCTTTGGCTATATAATATTCCCGTCCCTTATCAGTTGTCCAAATATTCTGTTGGTAGGAATCCTGGTAAAGAGATTTAACTTGACAAATTGTCCTCCATGACCAGCTAGAGTTTCTTGGTAATAACAATCCTTAGTTTGTCTTAAAAATAGCAACAATTAAGTGAGAAATGTGACCACTCTAAAAGATGTTATACAGGATTTGAAGGAATGTTATAATGGCAACATTTATGCATGGACGCGATGACATAAGACAATAGGTGACAATGTAACCATGTTAGCTTATGTTGCTACACACTAAGATGGTAAAATTGTGACATATTCTCCTTTTTAGGCATTTTCAGGTGATAAAATTTGAACACAAACAAATATGTGACCATGTTTATGAAAAGATGTTATGCATGATTTGAAAGAATGTTGTAGTGGCACCATTTCGCAGATTTTATTCCAAGTAAATACCCTGAAAGATCAGTACCTATGACAAGAGCAACCAAATTTGCAACTTCGATTAAAATGGTAACATTGTACGCTAAAATGGTAATATAATATGACTGACTGTATAAACTTTTCAAACTAAATTTGCATCTTATATTCGTCATGTTATGTTTATCTTCATATTCCTCAATAATCTTCATCTAAAATTGAATCAACAACACcatgctccaaattttcatctaaaATATTGCCCTAAAATCtcatcaacaaagataacaacTTAAGGAAGAAAGAACAAACCTTtactcatcaacatcatcacaAAATCACCGTCATTACCATCAACCAATACAACATCATAGGCCTCAATATCAATAATTTCATCTTGTACGACTAGATTATATACCTCCTCTATccatgtttttaattttttttttggatttagaTGAAAATTTGGAAGGGATTTGGTGTTGTTGTTTCTTCAATTTTAGATGAAGATTTTACAAAAAAATAATATGAAGATTTGGGAGGTAAAATTGTGTTTGAATTTTGGAGCATTGATGCATGTAGAGAAAGAGATGATGGCACGTCAAAAAGGAATGAAAGATTGTGATGTGGTGGTGTTTCTAATGCATAATTGTCTCTTACCCTACATAATATAATATTAAGCTATTGTACACCCTATATTCacataaacaataaacaataaacactGCTCAAATAAAATTCGGCACATATTGTTACAAAATGCTACTATTCGCTCCGTCTCTATCTTGTGACGGATAACGTCCGtcataaataagaatttgtgataagATAATGGACATTTTTTATTTTTGGTATTCTGATTAAATACACTAATTAGTATTCTGTTTTAAGTGAGGTTATAAAAAAATATATGTTCTTACATATTCGGAATTAGTTCTTTTCAATAGGCATCAAAAAATGATGGCGCTGAGATCCCACGTTATATTATTGAGATCAATTTAGGTGTAAATTTGTAGTTAATCCCAGTTACATAACTATTAGTACAAAGAGATGTTTTTAGTCCCTTCACACCGTATGAATATCGGTTATAAATAGCAGAGGTCCATTTATTAATTAGGTAAAAAAAAGATGGAAAATAGGTTCCATAAATTTATGATTTTGGTAATTACTACTCTGATAAATTAAAGTCCAACTTTTATGTATTAATATTACAATTTACTTTTATAAGTTAGATCAAGTCCTACTTTATCATAAAACACTCTAtgttataaaataataataaaatctatgaaaaaaaaagagttatatTTTTTTACTTCACTCCTTTAATAATAACATTGGCTTCTACCTTACAATTAGCTTATAGTATTAAAATCTCTAAGTAACATAAAAATAAAAGACTCCTAATAATCAGATAATTCTAGGCGAATATAAACTTGATTATTGGATTTGATCTATGGACAAAAATTGTAACAGTCTGTAATGGACCGGATTCAGTCACCTTTGTCCCCATCATTTATTAGTATTTTCTATTTTTTGCAatgaatattttaattaaaggtaaataaatgattagggCAGAGAGTAAATTTTTAGCACTAAGTTACCAAACACAAATGGCGGATTATGTGAGTAATACAGATgaatctatacaataatataaaaagccTAGATTGAGCAATTGTTGAAGCGACACATGGTGTAATACTACGTTTTtttaagtctgttactcggccgaatatgacTTACTaggccgagtaatgcgtcgtgtgtttctagtcaggctactgtccaggaatactcggccgagtatgggaatactagaccgagtaagggatacccggccgagtatactctatactcgaccgagtatccggtctgacgggatttACTTCCGCGGTTTcatttagagatgattagagttataaaacGGGATTTACAGTTTCACTTTTACTTTTTACAAAATCTAAACCTTCAGACGTAACTCTAATCACTTCTAATCTCTCTCAAGATCGTGAATTGCTCGTGGGCCCTGTCCATTCCTCTCTTGCGTTGATTATGTCGGTAAGCCACTAGTCCTCTGAGTTTTGTcagtttgtcttttagggtttaccCTAGTTTTGTGATTTCGGGGAAAAGGGATTTTGTGCATGATTGTGATTGGATTGTATGGTtattgttaggtggagatttcgtagaagagccGTTCTAGCTTTCTTGATTGACTTGTATcagatttgtgctaaggtagggtttccctactcagttgattgtataaCTGATTTAAGATGCATtgttgtgatttaattgatatgattaatattgttggttgattgttgttggtggattggagtatggagtattggagttgagatggtttgatgatgtttgcgaggtgcgtcctcggctgagtgaagtcacttgcgggagtggcttcacgccctttattcaccctttgtggaacccgccacaaggggagatgtgcacattaatgaacatgggttatctctcgtgtgatgagcggggcttaggtaggcAAGGCTGCGATCCcacactggcggtgaggattatctgttgcggcagtaatctggcagggctacacacttttttttgcaagaaaagcaaGACCATTTTATTCATCCATAAAGGGAATAAAGAGGCCAATCTTACAAAGTATAACCAACTAACTTCCAAATAGCTTAAGATCTAAAAGAATCTAGAATTTCATCCTCATAGGAGGAATGATGAGCATATAATAATCTTATGCTAACTAAATATTGGACTCTCCTCACAATATAGTCCTCATTATGTTCAATATCTCAAAAAATACGTGAATTCCGTTCTTCCTAGATGCTATAAGCTAAGGCTGTAAGACAACTTGATACCCACTGAACTTTCCAATGACGTCTAATCCTCCTGCCAGCTAACCAATAAAGCTCTCTGCTTAAACTATCAGTCCGTCCTCTAAGCTTCATCCACTGTAGTAATCTATGCCATATTTGAGTAGCAAAcggacatttgaaaaataaatgcTGATGAGACTCATTTGCAGCTTTACAAAGAGTGCAACGGTTGACCATATGTAGTCCCTTGTGATTCAGTTTATCTATGGTGGCTAGTTTGTGCTGCATAGCCAGGACCACCAGCATACTATGCTTAGGAAGAGAAACCCTATTCCAGACAGCCTTCACCCAACTGAGTCTTCTATCATGTTCCCTCAGCTGCTCGTAAATTAAGCTTAGCTTCAATTTTCCTCCTGTAACAAAACTGGACAGTAAGGTACGAGCATTATCTCTACTACCAGTCTTCTCCAATAACGGGTCTCTAATCCTCAAAATGCTCTTCCAACTTTCAGAGTGGAAGCTTTTGACCTACATTGTCAAAAAACTATTTTGTTTGATGTTGTAAGTGTGGTTCCAGAGAACCCAGGAACTGTCAGAATGATTCTCAATAGCCCAAATCCACTTACAGAGTATGCATTTGTTCCAGGCCAAAATCTCTTTGATGTTAAACCCACCTTCAATATGTGGCTTGCAGCAAGAAGTCCAACTCTTCATGATAAGCTTTCGTTGACCCTCCACAGTACCCCAGAGAAATTCCTGCAAAAGTTAGTTACAAGTTTAATAACACCCTTAGGAATCAGTAAAGTGGAACACCAGAATTATTCCAAGCCAAACATCACTGTGTTAATCAAACTAATATTGCCAGCATAGGATAACTTATAGTTTGCCCAGTGATGAAGAGCTTTTTGGATTTTGTTCAACAGATCAGCAAACATCTCTTTGTTTAACCTCCCTTCATTAAGGGGAACACCCAAATACTTGAAAGGGAACTCCCCCTGCACATAGTTAGTCTCCTCCAGTATAGCATGCTGTATATCCTCAGACACACCACCCATATAGATGTTTGTTTTTTCTGGGTTTGCATATAACCCAGATGATTAAGCAAAAACATCCAGAGTCTGAGTAACTTCCTTAACTGATGGAACATCACCACGAACAAAAAGCATCAAATCATCTGCAAAGATGAGATGATTCAATCCCATTCTTCCACATTTAGGATGATAGGAGACCCGTGGTTGAGTATGAATACGTCTAAGTAGCCTGGAAAGAATCTCCATGCTCATTACAAATAAGAAGGGTGATAATGGATCCTCTTGTCTCAAACCACAGTCCCCTTTAAAGAAGCCAACAGTATCACCATTAATTTTTAAGTTGAACCAAGTGAAAGTGATGCAATCCATAATCCATTTTTGAAATTGAGGAGGAAAGTTAAATTTCTGTAGCATCTGCTCAATAAAAATCCATTGCAGGGAATCAAATGCTTTTCTGATATCAACTTTGATTAAGCATCTTGGTGAAATCCCTTGATTAAGTATCTTGGTGAAATCCCTTGTTGCCCATATCCCTTAACCAATGATTGAGTGAGCATTATATTTTCGAATATACTTCTTCTTTTCACAAAAGCCCTTTACTCCTTCCCTATAATCTCAGGTAAGACTACCTTAAGTCTGTCACATAAGATCTTACTTATTGTTTTGTATAGAACTGTACAACAAGCAATAGGCCTATAGTCCATGACAGTATTAACCACTTGCTTCTTTGGGATTAAAGCAAGTAGGGTA contains:
- the LOC141588530 gene encoding uncharacterized protein LOC141588530: MGGVSEDIQHAILEETNYVQGEFPFKYLGVPLNEGRLNKEMFADLLNKIQKALHHWANYKLSYAGNISLINTEFLWGTVEGQRKLIMKSWTSCCKPHIEGGFNIKEILAWNKCILCKWIWAIENHSDSSWVKSFHSESWKSILRIRDPLLEKTGSRDNARTLLSSFVTGGKLKLSLIYEQLREHDRRLSWVKAVWNRVSLPKHSMLVVLAMQHKLATIDKLNHKGLHMVNRCTLCKAANESHQHLFFKCPFATQIWHRLLQWMKLRGRTDSLSRELYWLAGRRIRRHWKVQWDSYQQNIWTTDKGREYYIAKGYDFIRSKGEHVQWQSLVWNKYTAPKHGFLAWIYFHNALNTKAKLHNLGISEDDTCAICGNGSETASHLFFECEYSSRVISLIGDLIGEAIPPDAPTDWRRKLNGSGIRKGIINALLNVCIYCIWRQRNLCKHELTLLNPAKVVNLIIKEVTRRTLNFPELVGVRDRDLIERMINCS